Genomic window (Psychromonas sp. L1A2):
CGATGTAAATGACCATTTTACTAGTCCATTAGCTGGACATGAAACAGTGTTCACAGGGCATGATTGTGGACATATTACAATTAATTTAGCCGAAGCTGATGATGTTGCAAGATCTCAAACAAAACATGCAATGGGTGAACGATACCGTACACTGCTTGGTCATTTCCGCCATGAATTAGGCCACTATTATTTTGATCAACTGATTACTCACTCACCGAAAAAACACGCTTTATGTAAACAATATTTTGGTGATGATCAATTAGATTATCAAGAAGCACTTAAACAACATTATAAACACGGCGCGCCCAAGAATTGGCGAGATACCTTCATCAGCGAATATGCGACCATGCACCCTTATGAAGACTGGGCAGAAACGTGGGCGCACTATATGCATATTATAGATACCTTAGAAACGGCACAAAATTTTTCAATGGCAGGCTCCACTTCAGGAGTTGAAGCCGATACAGAAGAACTTGGAGAATTAAATTTACCTCAGGATGCTTCTTATTTTCGAAGACAAACCGACATAAATAGTATTTTAGATACGTGGATGGATTTTTCAGTGATGCTTAATTCATTAAATAGAAGCATGGGATTGTCAGATGCTTACCCGTTTGTATTAACGCAAGCAGTACGCACTAAGTTGTCTTTTATTCATCACGCAATACACAATAAATTACACCTTTTACCGCCGATCAAAATAACCGCGCAGAATAAGAAAAAGACCAACAGTAAAAATAAAATAAAATAATTTTATCACATTATTAAAGCTCTCATTATGTATTCACAATGAGAGCTTTCTAGAGAATGAATAATAAAATCTATATTTAATAAAAAAGTGCGAATTATGGTATCGAACAGTAATGATAACTTATACCAAAATAAAATCACTCTAGGTAAACTACCGAATAACGAAAGAAATAATTAACTATATTATTCAATTTGAATGCTCTACTACGCTGCTCCTTTAATCGCTAATAACTGTTTTACAAACTCAGCAAAACCATAACCACCAGATTCAGTCATCACAAATTCTGGATGATGCTGAAGCTTATCCCAATACTTCTTAATATTAGCCACTCCGACACTTTTGGGTAATGCCGCAAACATGAATTCATCATTTAATGAATCACCAACATAACAAGCTTGAGACGTTATTTGGGATTCTGATAAGCCTTTTTCATGCAAGAATGCTAATGAAGTAGCTTTTTTAGAGTGATCTCCATACCAGCTATTAATATGAATCGAGCTTGCCGTCGCACTCGCCCCTAACTGTTTAATTTTAGAGACAACTTCAGCAATTATTTCTGGTGATACTGGTTCACGATTTTGGCCAATATCAATAGCTACTTCACACAAGCGATATGATTGATCTAAGGTTAGATTTAAATCAGGGTAGTCTAATAATAGATCAACAACTTGCTGCTTTAACTTAGTTTGATTATCGACGATAGTTGACATCGGCGCACCGGAACGAAGTGTTAAGTACCCTTCCTTTTTCTCCATAATGAATGCACCGTTTTCTCCAATTACCGCATCAACAGGCCAAAGCTGTGCAATATGGTCACACCACCCTGCACATGCACCTGTCACAGCAACCACTTTAAGACCTGCTTGTTGTAATGCAGACAAGGCGATTAAGGTTTCTGGTGGTAACTGGCCATTCCAAGTTAATGTATCGTCAACATCGGTCAGTACCCACTGCACCTCTTTCCATTCATTAGTTAATGTATTTTTTGGTAGTTTCATCATATCTCTTAATATCTATGGTGCTTGTTCGTTTGTATTTATTAACCTATCGACTTACTAATTTATCGACTTCAAAACCATCCATTTATAAGCAATCGACTTATAATAAGTTAGGTAAGAACATCACTAAACCTTCTGAATAAGTTAACAACATTAATACAACTAATAATGCAAATAAAAGAGGCAATACCTCACGAACAAAGTCCACCAGTTTTACTTTAAGTATCGAACAAACTGTAAACATCATCGAGCCAAATGGCGGTGTGACTCCACCAATCATAATATTAACAATCACGATAATACCGAAGTGGACAGGGTTAACACCAAGGTTCAATACGGCCGGTAGTAATAGTGGCGTTAAAATGATCATTGCCGCCCCACCCTCAATGAACATACCAACAATCAATAACAATAGATTGATTAGCATTAATAAGACGAGCTTGTTATCAGTGACTAAAATCAAGGCAGAAGCCACATTCTGAGGGATCTGCTCCAACGTCATGTAATAACCAAAAATCATCGCACCAATGATAATGAACATCACGCTGCTAGTGCCTTGAATTGTCTCTTTGAAGATGGCAGGGAAATGGCTAACTTTTAATTCACGGTAAATAAACAACCCAATAATGGCACACAACAAAACAGCAATAGCACCCGCTTCAGTCGGTGTAAATAAACCAAAACGCATCCCTAAAATGATACCAAATGGAATTAATAAAGCAGGAATTGCTTTACCTAAATAATGTAGACGTTCTTTTGCTGGTGCTGCTTCTGTTCTTGAAGGGGCGTATTTTCTACGTCTAGCAATGATAGCAATAGTGACCATTAAAGATAACGCCATCATGAAGGCAGGCACATAACCCGCAATGAACATTTCATGCACTGACACATTAGCTAATAACGCGTAAATAATAAGATTAATACCAGGTGGAATCACAGGGCTAATACTTGATGATGCCGCGGTTATTGCCGCCGTAAAAGGCAAGTCATAACCACGTTTAGTCATTTCAGGTGCAAGTATTTTAGATTGCATTGCCGCGTCCGCATTAGCAGAGCCAGAAATCCCGCCCATTAACGTACTTAATGCGACGTTCACATGTGCAAGACCACCGGTTTTATGCCCAATCAATGAATCTGCAAGTGACAGTAAACTACGACTTATTCCAGAATAATTCATGACCGATCCCACCATAATAAAGAAGGGTATCGCCAATAACGGAAATGATGAAGCTGATGAAATAAAACGTTGCATCACTAAGCTGACTGGAATCGAGGTATTAATAAATAAAAAATAAACCAACGAAGAAGCGATTAATGAAAATGCGATGGGAACGTTTAATAAAAATAAAACGAACAGCATAATAATTGGAAGATAGATTTCCACGGTGTCACCTATAGAGTATTGGATTGCTTTTTGAATAGCTGTTTTAAATCACTTCGAATGAAGTTTACGGTATGGATCGTCATCAAAGAGAAACACAAAAACAACACACCGTTAATCGTAAAGTAAGACATGCCCATCACAGGAGACACTTTATTAGAGAGCATCATGTAGTCGTAACTTAAGTAAGCAAGAATCAAATTAATAACTAATAAGAATGATAAAACCACGAGATTAAACGAGACTTTTGCTTTTTCAGGTAATAATGCGATAACAACATCAACACCCATGTGTAGCTTATGTTTGTAGCATGAGCTAATCCCAAAGTAGACAGACCAAATAAAACAGATAACGGCTAGCTCCTCGCTCCATGGCACAACAAAACCAAATCCATAACGAAGGAATACATTAATAATCACCATCAAAATGGTAATGGATATTGCAATGGATGCGAATATCTCTTCAAAATTTTTAACTAAGAAGCCCATGACTTCTCCTACTTCACTAATTGATATAATGGTTGTTAATTAAATTTTATTATTAGTCACACTCACCTCAATATAAAACGCAATAAAATTAGCCATTCAAAACCTTCAAAATATGACGGTTAAAGACTAATTATTGAAGTAATCGCTAATGGTGTGAATGAAATTTCAGTAATAATTATCTAACGTTAAAAAAATAACTGCCTTATTGAAAATACAATAAAGCAGTTACTTGATAATACTTTTTTAAAACTTGTTTTTTGGCTTATTCAGCAGCACGAATTTTTTCAAGTTCGGTACCAATTCGGCTACGGATATCATCACTCCAAGCTGGAAATTGGTTATAAACATCAGCGGTTAATTTACTGAATTCAGCGCTATCAACTTCATTAAATTTAACGCCTAGATCTTGTAGTTTTTGAGTGTACTCACTGTCTAACTTAACTAATTCAGTGGTATTTGAAATCGCACCAGCCGCTAGTTCTTCGTTAATGATTTGCTGTTGCTCAGGTGTAAATTTATCCCAAACTTTAGGTGAGATATAAAGACCGACAGTACCTAAGAAATGTTTAGTTAATGACATGTTTTTAGCCACTTCATACATTTTAGTTGAGTACATAGTCAAAATTGAACCTTCAAGCCCATCAACAACACCTTGTTGAACACCGGCATAGGTTTCAGGGAAAGGTAATGATGCAGGTGCAGCGCCCATCGACGTTAATGTGCTAATGAATAACTGGCTACCAGGAACACGAATACGCATGCCTGCCATATCCGCAGAGCTTTTAATTTCTTTATTCGTGATCATATGACGGAAACCAAACATGTAATCAGCGTTTAACACTTTAATCCCTTTCTTTTCAACTTCAGCTGTTAAATCAGCGACTAACTTTGTATCCATCATCGCTAAATATTCATCGTAAGAGTTATATAACATTGGGCCAGCTAACGCAGCGAAATCAGGAACATAATCACCAAGGTAACTTAAATCTTCTACAGCAATCCAATCGGCGCCATTAACAACTTGCTCAAGGTTATCTTTATAGACTGGTAATTGTCCACCAGGATAAACTTTGATGTTCACACCACCGTCAGTACGCTCACGAATTTTATCAGTCGCTTTGATTAGCTCTTGCGTTAATAATTCGTTTTGAGTAAATACCAAACTCATGTTGATATCGATTGGCTCAGCTGTTTTAGCAACGTCTGCGCCTTTCGTTGTGTCAGCAGGTTTTTCGCCACAACCAACAAGCAATGCAACAGCTGTTAATACGGTTCCGATTACCTTTATCATAAATAGTACCTTTGTTTGTAAAGTTAGTTTTAATAAATCAGTTCGTTTATTAAAACAAAAAAATAGTGAGATAAGTTGTATGTGCTTTTTTGTTAACCTTTTCCAACCTATACAACATTATTCATATGAACATTTGTAGAATCATATGAAAATCATTATCGTGCAAATAGTAGGTTACAAAAATGTAGACCAGAACGTATAAATACCATTGAATTGTTAAGTTAATATGACAGTCTGTTGTATTTTTAAGCCTTTTATATTTTCTAAAATGCATTATTATTAACCTAGCTATTAACAAGTCATTAACGTTCAAATGAACATTACAGGTGGATTTATGATTGCAGGTCATCGTGGTGCAGCTTCACTGGCGCCAGAAAATACGTTATCAGGTTTTAAAAAAGCACTGCAATCGGGTGCTAAATGGATTGAGTTAGATACACAACTTAGCGCAGATAAAACACCTATCATCTTCCATGATGAAACGGTTAACCGTTGCACAAACGGTGAAGGCTTAGTGGCTGATTTAACGTTTAATCAACTACAAGCATTAGATGCCGGAAGTTGGTTTTCAGACGCGTTTATTGGTGAACAGATTATCTCGCTTGAACACACTTTATTGTTCTTCATGGAGAATGATTTGAGTATGAATCTTGAGATTAAGATTCATCATCCACATCAAGCTGAACCGCTAGTGAATGAGATCGCAAAGGTATTAACTAACGTAAACTTTCCAAATGAAAAGCTCATCTTATCTAGCTTCTCTGAATTAGCATTAGAGCATTGTCATCAAGTCATGCCAGATATTCGATTAGGTTATATTACTGAACATAATCCCCTAGCTACGTTAGAAAAATTAAAGGCTCTGAACCTGTATAGCGTGCATCTTGATCATAAAATATTAAATCAAACGATGGCAAAAACAATCACAGATGCAGGACTTAAACTAGTTATTTGGACACTTAACGATGTAACACAAGCAGATAAATTTAGATCTTGGGGCGTCGATATTATTATTACTGACAAACCAGATGTATTTGTTAACACATGATAAAACTTAACGCTCGTCAGCAAAATATTTTATTGCGCTTACGTAAGAAGGAAGATATTCAGATAGAAACCATGTCTGAACACTTTCAGGTGACAACGCAAACTATTCGCCGAGACGTTAATCAACTTTGTAAAGCAGGTTATGCTCGCCGTATCCATGGCGGTGTAGGATTACCTGCACAATTGACCAATAGCAGTTATCAATATCGTAGTGATATACAGTTTGATGTAAAAGATCAAATAGCCAAAAAAGTCGCCAATGCTATTCCTGATGGTTCAACCATCATTATGGGGATCGGCACAACAGTAACGCGTATCGCCTATTACTTAAAAACCAAACACCGTGTGATCACTAATAACTTACAGGTTGTTCGCATTCTGGAAATGAATCCTGATATTGAGGTCTATATTGCAGGTGGGTTATTTCGATCACAACAACAAGATGTGGTTGGTAATAATGTCACAGAGTTCTTCAATAATTTTGAAGCAGACATCGGCATATTAGGCTGCGCAGCGGTGACGAGCAGTCATTCAGCAATGGAACATGAAACTGCTGAAGCAGAGATTTCGAGATGTATTGTAAAAAACTCACGACAAACTTGGTTAGTAGCCGATGCCACTAAATGGACGATTTCCGCTTCGGTAAAAGTCGCTTCATTATCTGAGTTTGATAAAATTTATAGTAATCACACTAACCTTCCCTCAGATCTTCCACTGGTACCGGTTAATAAAACAGCTTAATGTAAAGCTTACTTGATAGAAGATTAATTAGCGTGCCAATTCGTGAATTTACCGCACGTAATAGCCGAAGAATAGCTAAAAATGAAGTTACAAATTAAAAACAGAATGAGTATAAGAATAGAGTAATAAATCAGATTAGAAGTAGGAAGAGTTTTTAATAGATTATTGCAGGCTGGTATATTGTTGCAGAGTGTTGTTGCAGAGTCTCGTTATCACAATTATTTATTGAAGCTAATTTACTTGTTAAAATAATCGCTATAACCATTATGATTGAGACTACAATCAAACGAACATTAGGAAAGTAATACGAACATTACTTTCCTAAATAAACACTACTTACTTCATTATATTTTCACTGGATGTACATCAGTAAATAATGAATCAGCGGCGTTAACGGTTAAATGCGGTTAAAATTAGTTCGACCACGGAATTCATCCATTTTTTGTTGTGCATCATCACCGAACAAACGCTTACTTATCGCTTCCAGCCCTTCTGCATTGTCTAATAGCTCTTTACGAATCACTAATGTTGCTTTTGAACGTCGACGAAGTAAGTCATCAAGGTTAACAATCATTTCATTCTCGGCAACCCAGTCAATTTCAGCCCAAGTAAACTCGGTATGTTCAAGCGCAAGATTTGCTTTAGCTGGATTCTGTTTAATCGCTTCAACTAGTACAAATGCATCTTCGCCATAACGACGCCAGAAACGACTAGATAAAGGCTCAAGTGCGCCTTTTGGTGTTAACTTATCAATATTAAATTCTTCAATCTCACCCATAAATTTCGCTTTAACTTGATCAGCAGGTTCGCCGTACCAAAGTGCATCAGAACGGTTCATTGAAATTTCTAAATCCTCAATAATATCAGCAACTTCATCGCCAACATTAATACAGTCGGTTAGTTTTCCACCAAAAATACTGATGTGTTTATCAGCTTTATTAACATCGATAGCATGCTTACGGGATAACGCTACCCAGTCAGCTACGCCCTCTTCCGCTTCAATCGCTAATGGGCGAACGCCACATCGTTCAGCAATAATGTCATCTTTAGTTAATGGCTTATCTAACTCTAATAACGTATTCGCATTATCAAGAATAAATTGACGATCTTCATCAGTCACTGATGTTTGATGGCTTTCAACCTGGTTATCCGTTGTACCGATGCACGTTTTAGAACCCATTGGTAACACAAAGAACAAACGCCCATCGCTCGCAAAAAAGGCTAATACGCGATGCTCTTTCGAAATACGATCAACCGTTAAATGCACACCTTTAGAAAATAAGTGATGATGCGATGTTTTCTGTTTAGTGCCTTTATTAACTTGGTCAACTAACGGACCACACGCATTTATGAGCGTTTTTGCTTTAATAGTAAACGCTTGACCGTTGGTTTTATCTTTTGCTTGTATCACCCATTGGTCATTTTCACGTACCGCGTTAACCGACTCTACATAGTTTGCAACGAGAGCTGATTTTTTTGCCGCGGCAGTAATAAAGTTGAATACAAAGCGCGAATCATTATCTTTTAAGAAAGCATCTGAGTATTCGAAACCTGCTTGTGCGCCAGTGACTTTAATAGATGGTTCAAGTTGTTTAATCGTATTACGTGTCAGATATTTAGGCGCCATAGTGAATAGGCGACCAAATAACCAGTAAGCTAGCGTCCCCATGAACACAAACCACACTGGGAAACGAAAACCTTTTTGAATCGTTGTTAAGAAACGAACCTCAGTCACTGATGATGGGTAATGTTTCATTAAGTTGTTACGACTTTTACAAAGTTTATTCACTAAACGATATTCATGGCTTTCTAGGTATTTAATACCGCCCCATGCGAGGTTTGAAGAATTAGAGCTGGTTGCACCTGCAAAATCTCCTTTATCGATTAGTCCAACTTTAACGCCTTTAGCAGCCAAAGATGCCGCAGCAACAGCACCATTAATACCACCACCTAAAATAAGGACATCTAACTCTTCTTCAGCTAGCTGTTTAATATTGTTTGTTCTATTGAGGCTCATTTCGGAATCCTTGTTCTAAATGTTCGATAACGCACTTTAATGCTCACATTAGAACATATTGTTTTTCTAATTAATACGATCATTCGCACTTTACTTATAAAAAATATGACTAATTGATAACCAAAAAGAAAAAATAATTAATAATACTCATTAAATAAAAACTGCTTGAAATGATTCAGTGAGTGATTAACGTTTAATTATGGTGCATGTTGAATAAGCCCTTCATCTCAAATGATCAGTAAATTGTATTCTCTCAGTCTTAATACTGAAGGCATGGCATTAAGGTTTAATTAGACAGACATAATATTTTGTAAAATAAACATAATATGATGATTAAAGACGCTAATGTGCAGAGATAAGTTTAATGGAATGAAAGACCGTGATTACTTTTTTAACTGAAAATAGCTTATTTTTTAATGCTTACAAAAGCACAATAACGCTTGATGGATAAAGTAATAAATAAAAACACATCCACACAATTGCCACACAATCACATAAAAAATAAAAATAGCACTTTAAATACAAACACTTAATTTATTTTTCATCTTCATTCTTTACCTATATTTGTTACTTATACTTACCCTAATCGCTTTCATTGAAGCATTTTCACTTTTACTAATAAGATTGGGTCGGTCATGAATAAAAAAATAAAGCACATAACGATATTAATATTGTTCGTTGTTGGAGTTGTTTTCTCGATTCAGTACTACTTTGCAGAAAATGAACAAAATCTTGTTTTTACCACTGACTTTGTAAAAAAGGGCAATATAGAAAATGTAGTCTTAACAAATGGCGTACTTTATCCCTATACCCTGGTTGATGTGGGTTCTCAGGCATCAGGACAAATAGACAATATTGCAGTTAATCTCGGCGATCAGGTTAAAAAAGGCGATTTAATTGCCCAAATAGACAATTTGACGCAAAAAAATACGTTAAAAGAAACGCAAGCGTCACTTACTATTATCAATGCTCAATACCGAGCAAAACAAGCACAAATACATGAAGCAACAGCAGAATTTAAACGCCAACAAAAAATGTTTAAAAATGGCGTGAGCTCTCAGTCCATTTTCGACACGGCGCAGGCAACGTTAACGGTATATAGCGCAGAACTAGAACAAATCGAAGCACAGAAAGAACAAGCACTGATCAGTGTCGATAACGCCAAATTAGCATTAGGTTATACGACAATCGTTGCGCCTATCGATGGCACTGTTATTTATATTTCTGCACAACAAGGTCAAACTATCAGCAACAATCAAGAAACACCTAGTATTGTTGAACTCGCGCAGCTAACAACCATGACCATTAAAGCTGAAGTATCAGAAGCAGACGTTATCCATATAAACCCAGGACAACAAGTTTACTTTTCAATTCTTGGTGATGCTAAACAAAAATACACGGCAGTATTACGTGCAATTGAGCCTGGCCCTACACTATTGACTGGCGATGATAGTCAG
Coding sequences:
- a CDS encoding DeoR/GlpR family DNA-binding transcription regulator — protein: MIKLNARQQNILLRLRKKEDIQIETMSEHFQVTTQTIRRDVNQLCKAGYARRIHGGVGLPAQLTNSSYQYRSDIQFDVKDQIAKKVANAIPDGSTIIMGIGTTVTRIAYYLKTKHRVITNNLQVVRILEMNPDIEVYIAGGLFRSQQQDVVGNNVTEFFNNFEADIGILGCAAVTSSHSAMEHETAEAEISRCIVKNSRQTWLVADATKWTISASVKVASLSEFDKIYSNHTNLPSDLPLVPVNKTA
- a CDS encoding glycerophosphodiester phosphodiesterase family protein, whose amino-acid sequence is MIAGHRGAASLAPENTLSGFKKALQSGAKWIELDTQLSADKTPIIFHDETVNRCTNGEGLVADLTFNQLQALDAGSWFSDAFIGEQIISLEHTLLFFMENDLSMNLEIKIHHPHQAEPLVNEIAKVLTNVNFPNEKLILSSFSELALEHCHQVMPDIRLGYITEHNPLATLEKLKALNLYSVHLDHKILNQTMAKTITDAGLKLVIWTLNDVTQADKFRSWGVDIIITDKPDVFVNT
- a CDS encoding zinc-binding metallopeptidase family protein: MKTFQCNCKDQPILFFESTHCIACSRTVGLDDEFDQVEPYELDQKTGLFFKAATPKIHYKKCDNNEQFNACNGMVNLSTFVPDPDNEEMLCFGCRFNETVPDLSIVEHIPLWKKMETAKRRALYTLKALPIPLQTISENPETGLSFDFITDRDVNDHFTSPLAGHETVFTGHDCGHITINLAEADDVARSQTKHAMGERYRTLLGHFRHELGHYYFDQLITHSPKKHALCKQYFGDDQLDYQEALKQHYKHGAPKNWRDTFISEYATMHPYEDWAETWAHYMHIIDTLETAQNFSMAGSTSGVEADTEELGELNLPQDASYFRRQTDINSILDTWMDFSVMLNSLNRSMGLSDAYPFVLTQAVRTKLSFIHHAIHNKLHLLPPIKITAQNKKKTNSKNKIK
- a CDS encoding HAD family hydrolase, coding for MKLPKNTLTNEWKEVQWVLTDVDDTLTWNGQLPPETLIALSALQQAGLKVVAVTGACAGWCDHIAQLWPVDAVIGENGAFIMEKKEGYLTLRSGAPMSTIVDNQTKLKQQVVDLLLDYPDLNLTLDQSYRLCEVAIDIGQNREPVSPEIIAEVVSKIKQLGASATASSIHINSWYGDHSKKATSLAFLHEKGLSESQITSQACYVGDSLNDEFMFAALPKSVGVANIKKYWDKLQHHPEFVMTESGGYGFAEFVKQLLAIKGAA
- a CDS encoding TRAP transporter small permease encodes the protein MGFLVKNFEEIFASIAISITILMVIINVFLRYGFGFVVPWSEELAVICFIWSVYFGISSCYKHKLHMGVDVVIALLPEKAKVSFNLVVLSFLLVINLILAYLSYDYMMLSNKVSPVMGMSYFTINGVLFLCFSLMTIHTVNFIRSDLKQLFKKQSNTL
- a CDS encoding C4-dicarboxylate TRAP transporter substrate-binding protein gives rise to the protein MIKVIGTVLTAVALLVGCGEKPADTTKGADVAKTAEPIDINMSLVFTQNELLTQELIKATDKIRERTDGGVNIKVYPGGQLPVYKDNLEQVVNGADWIAVEDLSYLGDYVPDFAALAGPMLYNSYDEYLAMMDTKLVADLTAEVEKKGIKVLNADYMFGFRHMITNKEIKSSADMAGMRIRVPGSQLFISTLTSMGAAPASLPFPETYAGVQQGVVDGLEGSILTMYSTKMYEVAKNMSLTKHFLGTVGLYISPKVWDKFTPEQQQIINEELAAGAISNTTELVKLDSEYTQKLQDLGVKFNEVDSAEFSKLTADVYNQFPAWSDDIRSRIGTELEKIRAAE
- a CDS encoding efflux RND transporter periplasmic adaptor subunit, which produces MNKKIKHITILILFVVGVVFSIQYYFAENEQNLVFTTDFVKKGNIENVVLTNGVLYPYTLVDVGSQASGQIDNIAVNLGDQVKKGDLIAQIDNLTQKNTLKETQASLTIINAQYRAKQAQIHEATAEFKRQQKMFKNGVSSQSIFDTAQATLTVYSAELEQIEAQKEQALISVDNAKLALGYTTIVAPIDGTVIYISAQQGQTISNNQETPSIVELAQLTTMTIKAEVSEADVIHINPGQQVYFSILGDAKQKYTAVLRAIEPGPTLLTGDDSQLSIGDSDAIYYNALFDVDNPEQLLRIGMTAQVSIILESAEDALQVPSQVLIAKSSGATNQANSYQVPVKVDNKVEYRDVEVGINNSVNAQILSGLEEGDEIIIGQSSANQTTTSSRQAGGHQNLAGL
- a CDS encoding TRAP transporter large permease — translated: MEIYLPIIMLFVLFLLNVPIAFSLIASSLVYFLFINTSIPVSLVMQRFISSASSFPLLAIPFFIMVGSVMNYSGISRSLLSLADSLIGHKTGGLAHVNVALSTLMGGISGSANADAAMQSKILAPEMTKRGYDLPFTAAITAASSSISPVIPPGINLIIYALLANVSVHEMFIAGYVPAFMMALSLMVTIAIIARRRKYAPSRTEAAPAKERLHYLGKAIPALLIPFGIILGMRFGLFTPTEAGAIAVLLCAIIGLFIYRELKVSHFPAIFKETIQGTSSVMFIIIGAMIFGYYMTLEQIPQNVASALILVTDNKLVLLMLINLLLLIVGMFIEGGAAMIILTPLLLPAVLNLGVNPVHFGIIVIVNIMIGGVTPPFGSMMFTVCSILKVKLVDFVREVLPLLFALLVVLMLLTYSEGLVMFLPNLL
- a CDS encoding glycerol-3-phosphate dehydrogenase/oxidase, whose protein sequence is MSLNRTNNIKQLAEEELDVLILGGGINGAVAAASLAAKGVKVGLIDKGDFAGATSSNSSNLAWGGIKYLESHEYRLVNKLCKSRNNLMKHYPSSVTEVRFLTTIQKGFRFPVWFVFMGTLAYWLFGRLFTMAPKYLTRNTIKQLEPSIKVTGAQAGFEYSDAFLKDNDSRFVFNFITAAAKKSALVANYVESVNAVRENDQWVIQAKDKTNGQAFTIKAKTLINACGPLVDQVNKGTKQKTSHHHLFSKGVHLTVDRISKEHRVLAFFASDGRLFFVLPMGSKTCIGTTDNQVESHQTSVTDEDRQFILDNANTLLELDKPLTKDDIIAERCGVRPLAIEAEEGVADWVALSRKHAIDVNKADKHISIFGGKLTDCINVGDEVADIIEDLEISMNRSDALWYGEPADQVKAKFMGEIEEFNIDKLTPKGALEPLSSRFWRRYGEDAFVLVEAIKQNPAKANLALEHTEFTWAEIDWVAENEMIVNLDDLLRRRSKATLVIRKELLDNAEGLEAISKRLFGDDAQQKMDEFRGRTNFNRI